The following is a genomic window from Methanobrevibacter boviskoreani JH1.
ATTACAATTTTGTCCATCTTTAAAATTTTCTCATTTTCTCTATCATTGATACATATATCTTTGTTAAGATTTGGGCAATATTTACAAAGATCATCTAATCCATTAACTAGGTGTATGGATTCTTCATCATTCATTAGTTTCTCATGAATTATTGTCATGTTCCTTGTAAATTCTTCATTGTATCCATAGCCTTGAAAACCTTGAAGACATAGAAGGTGATGTCCACGTAAATTAATCATTAAAGTCATCTTCTTTAAAAAATAGTTAAAAATAAAAAAAGTTAAGAGTATTTTTTTATACTCTTATTCGTCTTTTGGTAGGAATACCTGTGATATAGCAGAACCTGCTAATACTTTAAGTATATCT
Proteins encoded in this region:
- a CDS encoding DUF1284 domain-containing protein → MINLRGHHLLCLQGFQGYGYNEEFTRNMTIIHEKLMNDEESIHLVNGLDDLCKYCPNLNKDICINDRENEKILKMDKIVIDKVLKESNQKEYKASELFNMTNRIFKSSSDIKDTCYRCKWYDVCTWAKSKK